The following nucleotide sequence is from Synchiropus splendidus isolate RoL2022-P1 chromosome 14, RoL_Sspl_1.0, whole genome shotgun sequence.
CACACACAGACtcatcacctgctgctgctgctgctcaccagaACTAGACTTGTAAGTCACTGTCACCGACGGAAATAAAAACCAACGTTTTCCACAACTAACTGAGACTGCAACCAATCAAAGCAAACAGAAATGGTCTGCTGTGTTTTCGTCTCTGTTGACGTCAGCCTGGACTGATCTGCTGTGGTGTCACCACCGGGGTGGAGTCCGTGACTCGTCCCTGGTGGTGACGGCCTGGCGACGCAGGCGAGTGCCAGGGTGGCGGTCGGGTTTACGACTACTTCTGCTTCAATCTTCAGTCCTGTTCCTACGACCCGCGttgaaggaagacagacaaagAACTGAAACACTAAAACCAATGAAAACGAAAGCAAAACTATTTTTCTCATTAAAACAAAGCCAATTTTTccgtccaaaaaaaaaaaaaaaaaatcaaagccaAATAAAAGGGAAAGCTAATGAAAGCGCGGTCACCGCGGTGGTCAGTGGTGAAGGAGCTGAGCATCAGCCTCTCACCTTGTACACGTCCTCCACACAGCGCGTCAGCTGCTCTTCCTCCACACAGTCGCCGGCGTCTGCACAGACATGAGGGAAGGTTGGACCCTCTCCAGCTTGGGCTTccgtgtttttgttgtgtgcgTGAGACCGACCGGAGACGCTGGTGCAGCGGCTCAGAGGCGCGAGCAGCGGAGTCAGCAGCTTCTGCTGAGCCAAGCCCGGCTTCTCCTGGACCATGCAGAGCACCGCCCTGGTGGCCACACGCTGGAACTGCATGGCGGTCAGTTTGTCACTGAAGTGCAGGAGGTCAAGGATCTGCCGGTGAATGGGTGCCGCGAGTTAATGAAGCAATGAGATGCACAAGTCACCAGCCTGCAGAGTGACACctggtggtgtggtgtggtgtggtgtggtagAGTGGCGACTCAAAGGCACCTGAGGACACACTTGCTCGTAGTATCTGTCGGCGGACTGGGCCTGCTGCGGACACGCCGCCAGGATCTTGGCCACGCTGTCACACGTTCTCCAGTCCGACTCACCTCCTGCAGGAAGGACCAGGAGAGGCTGACCACAGTCCAGGCCGGTCCTTCAGACACGCGCCCGGACTCACCGCTGCCCAGCTCCAGAACGGCCCGCACCACAGCCTGGACCCCGCTGGGCTGAATCAGACGCTCGGACAGGAGCTGACCACAGAGACACCTCAGCCAGGAGGGCGCCAACCTGCCGccaccgccccctgctggacgaGCCTGCAGTCAGAGCAAGGTCACCACCCAGCTTCAAGGTCACTGGCATCTGCCTCACCTGTCtgggcgccccctgcaggagcaggagcTCCGTGATGACGACCGGCTGGTAGACCTGACCCAGGAGGCGCCGCAGAGCCTCCCTGCAGCGCAGCCTTTGCTCGGGCGCCAGCGTCTGCTGAAGCAGAAGGAATAGTTAGACTCCAAAGGAATGTAGGATCCAGTGGGAACCAGGACTCGCAGCAGCTTGACTTGTTTGGCTTCAGTCCCTGGACGGTGTGACCAGCCAGACGAGTGCAGCTGGCTCACAGCCGTGGCAGAcacacctccagggacaagctCCTCCACTCTGACACATGAAGCCTTACCCTGCTCACCCCCATGGAGAGCCCGTCCTCTCGCAGCGGCTGGTGACCCAGTTGGCTGAGCGCCGCCATCAAGTCCCCCAGATGCCGCGTTACCACCAGCGTGGCCAGAGACGAGAGCTCCGCcagcttcagcagcacagtGGTGGTGGTCCAGAGCCGGTGGGTCGCCGATGCCACGCCCCCTCCCTGGACGACCTTCTCCACCAAGGCACCAAACGCGGACCTGTGCCTGAGCGGAAGCCCGACTCCCGGAGCCAGGTACGGACACACACCCAGACAAACCACAAACTGAAGAGCGGCCGCCACAGTCTTCTGCTGGCTCACACTGAGAACGTCGGGGGGCAGCGGCGGGGCCATTTCTGGGCCTCGCGGCTGCTCGCCTGGCCGAGCAGCAGTCTGGTGGAAGCGCTCCAGTTCAGAGGAGAGATGGCGGGCCAgcgcgagcagcagcagcagactctCCTGCACAAAGTCCCAGGGGACATCACCTGTGTCAGAGAACCACTGCTGGCCAGCCAGCACCTCGGCCCGGAGCCTCCGCGCCACCTCCAGACCCCCCTGCTCCCGCAGCTGCTCCAGGAGAAGACTTCTGTTCTCACGCAGGGCAGTcaacagcgcctcctgctgggtACACCGAGCATCCCGCGTCTCTGCACAACACATCACCATGACAACGGACTTCAGGCCCGTGTGACACATTCACACGGATTCCACTTTGAAAAAGCGTCCACGTCACTAGCACAACAAGGTGTAAACGTGCTGAGTCAAAGTGGAGGCGACTATCGCCATTTTCAAAGGGCCACAACAAACAGTGACAAAAGCACACGGTGGCTTTCGGCTGAATGGACGGGTCAGAAGTGGTCGAACTGTAGCCTGATAATAGCTCGCTATTGTGATGTAGGACTGAAGAGTGTGTGAGCGAGAAACCTTTGGTTCCTCCTCCACCGTCACTACCGCAAACACGCGCCAGAGTAGCTCACCGCTCAAGGGTCTGGTCAGGGTGTCGAGAGCGCAGAAGAGCTCAGACGTCATGGTGAAGAACCACTGAGCTCCTCCGCCAACAAGAGTCGGCTAACTAGCCACGCTGCTAACCACAAGTGAAGATGGCGCCGGAGTTAAACGTCACACTGACGCGGCTTTCCTATTGGCTGTTGTACACCACTACCGCCCCCTAGCGAGGCCTGTGCCgttctgcatttgtttctttctgctGCATTGGAGAACATGAAGTGAACTTCTCGACGGTTGTCTGGTGACGCGCTGCGCTCAGGTGATCGAGCAGCAGGGATGTGGACAGCTGCGCAGAAACACGCTGCACCGATTCTCTCTCCGCTCATCACACTTCCTTCCACCCCAAAtgaatgaacgaatgaatgTGGGACCATTTCTGCGTGTGAGGACCAATGACAGCAGGCAGAGCATCATTTCCATCAGcgttttaatgaaaataaactctctttgtacaaaaacaaataaatatccagGCGGCCCTCAGCTGGCAGGAGAAGCTTCACAGTCAGCCTCGGAATGTTCAGCGGCACCACAGCAGCCCAGGGGGACTGCGATGCCTTCAGGAGCTGCGGCAAACGTGAGCTCCACTCAACCGGACCTTGGTGTGAAAATGCGGCCGGACCGCGGGGGGTTCACCGAGACACGCTCCTCTTTCCGCTCATGGCTTGTGTCACCTCACCACCAGGACCGTCGGCTGATCAAGGTTTAATGATTGAAATATCCACATTCAGATGGGTCACAAAAAGATTCAACAAAACTAGCGCTGTGGTGCAGCAGGATGGCGAGGATGCCCGCACCGCCAGATCCCATCATTCCTCCTCGTTCCCGGATGGAAAAAGTCTCTCAGAATTCCACAAAAACATAgttacaatgcagaaacaagCGCGAGGATAGGATCTCCCCTCAGACTCCGAGTCCTGGAGTCTGGACTATCTCACGTTATTGCACCAACAAACTGATTGTCCTTACGAGTCAGAAACGAAAAGTTGGGACTCAGGCCTGGGTCTTTGTGGCGCCCCCCTCAGGCAGCCCACCGCCACTATCTGTTATTTACAAACTGATAAATAAAGTTCATTTCTCTACATTCAATCTCTCAAGCAGCATTTTTGTGGCCCGACCCAAACGTGGCAAAAGCAAGTCTCGTCTCTGAAGCTGGGTCTCCCCGGAACTCCCGGACTCTATGTACAGGTGTCGAGCTGCGACGGGCCGACGCCCATCCAGTCTCAGACTCAGTCGGCTTCCTCACACCACCTCCAGCAGCTCGTCTCTGCCGGGGCTTCAGCCAGTCTGGCCGCTCGTATGTCTCAGCCAGCACGGCGCTGCTCTGTGATTGGCTCATGCGAGGTCACGTGGGAGGAGCAGAGCCAGCAGGGTGTGCAGCTGTGCAGAGGAAGACCATCGCTCACACACCATGTCACTGAGCTGAGCCGACAACAGCTGAGAGGTTGAAGGTGGCAGAGGAAGCTGACCGCTGCGGTGGACAGGTCCACTTTCTCGATACAATAAACCAAACAGTTAGGGTGAGACAGCCGTGACATTATGACCACTAACAGAGGCTGGCAGCAGACagccaggtggtcataatgtcacGGCTGACTGGGTAGAATCTGGAGGTGCGACGGACGAACAGTCTTGGTGCTTGGTCGCTGGCATcggcagagtgtgtgtgtgtgcgtgcgtgaccCTGTGGAGCCCCATGTCTCACAGAGAAGCCTCAAACACgtccctgcagctgcagaccagTCCACCACTCGTGGGTCCAGAGTCTCGGCCCACCCTTCTCAAATGAGGGCTGATTCTGAGAAAGAGACGGGGAAAGGCATGAGTGCAGGAGAGACGGCAACCCTCAGCGGTCAGTGGTGTTCTTCACTCCTCACACCTCCACCTCCTGATGCTCTcctgacacgcacacacccacccaccctACCTGTGGTCAGTGCTCAAGGCCTGTCTCCTcttccatcctctcctccagatccctgtcctcctcctcctcctcctcctccatcacctccgtcttctcctcctctctggctgCTACGGTGCCGCTCTGTCGTCCTCGCGGCCTGTGGCTGCGTCGCACCTTCCGGGTGAAGCCCTTCCTCCTCTGGCCCagggacgaggaggaggaggaggagctgggggacacacacatgctgtgGCAGGACAAGGAGGGGGACGAGGGTTTGGAGAGGCTGGGTGAGGTGGAGGTGACAGGTCCAGGGAGCTGCGGGTGCGAGCCCACGACGGGGCTCTGCTGCATCTCCTGCTCCGGATGAAGAGCGCTGGTGGAAGAATCCGGAGGTGTGAAGGAGCCGCCCGCTTCTTCGGCCAGATCCCTCCGGGGAGAGTCTGGAAATGAGTGACAGCGCTTATTCACCTCACCTCCgacgcgcacgcacgcgcgcgcgcgcacacacacacacacacacacacacacacacacacacacacacacacacacacacacacacacacacacacacacacacacacacacacacacacacacacacacacacacacacacacacacacacacacacacacacacacacacacacacacacacacacacacacacacctcacctgGTCCACTGCTGGTCTGCGACTCGTCGGTCATGGGAGGTTCTGCCTCCTCCTGGATGGTGGGCACCGACGCCAGCAAACCTGGCAAACAGAAGGGATGAGAAGTCGATTCATCTCTTCCTCCAACAGCGTGACCCTCACGCTGATGAGGCAGGACTTACTGAGTCCTCTGTAGTGGGACAGCTGTTGGTAGACCTGCTTCATCCGCTCGATGTTGAGCCGGCTGCCCTCCGCGTGGTTGATCATGGGTTTGGGGTAGTCCACTCCCACCACGCAGTTGGCCGACTTCTGCACAGACTCGGGGGCGTTCCAGGGCTCGTAGATGTAGCGGTTGGGGAAGTCCCTGAGGACGGGCACGTAGCGTCTGCCAGGAGCAGAGGAGGCAGGTGACTCACCAGCAGGGAGCCAAGGGGGCGACGGCACCACAGCTACCTGATGTAATCTCCCGTGGGGTCCGTCCTCCTGCCGAAGCCCACGGGACAGTAGCAGTGGAAGAACTGCTGGAAGAAGGCGCTGCAGGACAGCCACATCCAGCTGCCTGCGTTCACGCTCCAGTCggcgtccagcagcagctcctcgaacacctgcagcagcacagaggaCGATGGAGGCTCAGCTGAGGTGTCCGGCTGCACGACACGAAGCTAAACAAACTCAACTAAACTTAAAACACAATGTTGGAAAGGAACTATCCACTCAGCCAAAGCAGTAGCGGTTCAGACACAGCAGTCGTAGCGAATGATTTGAAACGACTGCTCTGCTTCACTGAATACTTGGGCTCTTGTCAGCCAGCAGAATGAACCTCTTGCGCAGAGCTGAGGGGCCCACCTTCATGCCGCTCTCCCAGCTGATCCAGAGGTCGCCCCGGGTGAGGAAGCAGGCCACAGCATGCCGGGCCAGGTGGTGGATCCATCCCTCCTGTCTCAGCTGGGTCATGATGGCATCGATCCAGGGGAACCCGGTCCGTCCCTCAGCCCATTTGGCCAGTGCTTCAGGGTTCTGATCCCACGGGATCTACATCAGAACAGCAACATCACTCAAGTGCTGTGGGGTTCAGGATTTTCTAGCGGTCAGGAGCGCGGAGCAAAGAGCGCCCTCTGCCGCACAGGAGGTGCTGACTCCCTCAGACCTCAGCCTCATCATGAATCATCATGACAACACACAGCAGCGCCACACACTGACCTGGACGCAGATGGGGTTTCCCTCCATGCGGTCGAAGTTtggattgttggtggcagcagtgtaGAAGAACTCCCTCCACAAGAGCTGCCCGAACAGGGACAGAGGGGGGCTGTTGCGTTTGCGCAGCTGCAGGACGAAGAGCAGAGATGAATCAGTCCGGGACAGCAAGACGGGGTGCAGCTGGCCGACGCACCTTCATGTACAGTTCCCTCAGGTTGTAGTACAGGACTCTGCAGGACAGACAGCCGAAGCGCAGGTACGGACTGAGGCCGGTGGGACTGGCGTACAGAGAGCACCTGTTGACCCGGGGATGCTCGATGTTGGCGACCCAGACCTGCCGCAGCAGAGAGGACAGCACACTGAACAAACACGCTCCGCGGTGAGACGTCCCGCGCAGTGTCCACACTCCAGCTCTGACCCAGCTAATAATCCGCCACCCAGTTAGAGGTCTTCCAGCGAAACGCTAGACCAGCAGGTCATACAACAGTCACGTACCTTTTTGTCCAGGTGTTTGTTGAGTCGGTCCAGAGCCTCTGACTCGCCTCCATGCCACACAGCCGGGGACAAACCTTCCATTCTGAAACCTGAAGCAGCCCATGTGAGCAGAGTCAAAACACTGGTGCAGAGGTGACACACAGAGAGGCTTGCTCTCTTGCTGGAAACTACATGTCCAGCGCAACTCCACACCAACATGATGGATGCTGGGCAGTGAAGGGTCTGATGGCTCTGGTATTCATTGATcgtttctgacgtctggatctggacttcactgactgaaaccttctccatcctcagtcatctctctcactgtggtcAAGGTgtcgtgagagcagcgtggaccgatccagacgctccgtattacacagcttgtttccttgtaaaacaaacatgacgagactcttccatgtttagttttggctgtgaaacgccacattctgttccagccgtggctcagctccgtcatcagttcatatctgaggcgAGGACGACTGGTAGAGCtaagaattgacagaaataaggaggtcaagccgtTGGTGGCGAAGAGGTTGTCGCGCAGCTCATggcgacttccttgagacctgcttcatcgtgggtcacaaactaGCTATTTTGAGCAGAGCGcccccagctgaggagaagaaaaagatgcGGCGCAGAGGTGGAGGCTGCACAGCGGACTCagacccacccgagacagaacccatagtgtgaaaagccccagAGAGTCACATGCCATCGTCTGTCCCCACCCCCAACCATTCTACTTCCTCCAACGCAGCCACACTGTGATACCTAGCTCCTCCAGCGACGGGATGCTGTAGAGCTGTTCGTGATTGTCAGCGATCTTTGTGCGACATTTGTCCATCTGCAGCTGAGTGATGGTGGGCAGTGGTCTCCGGGGCAACTCCAACCGGCTCACGATGGTCTGGAAGCGCTTAAAGGTCAGAGGCGGACTGTTGTTGTTGGTCTCTATGATCctggcagaaacacacacacaaacacgtcggTACAGAGACcttcagtcatgtgacagaACAGGTGACAGTGTACAAGACAGGAGGAGTGAAGGCTTCAGGTGCAGACTTGTGCTCCATCAGCTCCAGTCAAACTCTGTATTTATAGTCTGCTGCTTATACAAGCGGCTatatctggtggcctctgattGGCTGTTGCCCTGTGACTGGCATGAGTGATCACATGTCCAGCTGACACGCTCAGACTCCACGGCCTTACATAACAGCCCTGTGCAGCGCCGCATGAAGCCGGGGCCGAGCGGGAAACTTCTCCTGACTGTGCTGCCTGCGCACAGTACAGGAGCCCCACACGTGCAACACGGCCCGGCAGGtgggggtcacatgaccacagaagAGGGGTCAGCAGCACAGATGAGCTCTCAGGTGCTGCACCTCCACATCTGCTGGGCAGCAGAGTGACTGGACCACGGATCATCACATCCTAGTCACACGCCTGGCTGCTGATGTCTCAGTGAAGTCTGCGACACCAGCACCTCAGCTGGACTCAGTGAGGATCTGATACGCGTTTCAGTTCACTCCTGAAGGTCTGTGAGCTGAAGCTTCAGATGATGCCGACAAGACGAACCTTCAGGAAACATGCGggaggatgtgtgtgtgcgtgtgtgtgcgtgcgcgacTGACCGATCCAGGTTGTAGAGTGTGTGGGAGTTGCGGACGATGGTCTCCACTCCAAACTCCTGAGCCATCTTGATAATGGCGTTGTCGCGTTCCTTGCCATACGGCTCCGGGTCATACTCGAAGGTCAAGCGGGTCATTTTCCACTCCTgcggaggagcagaggaggatgaCGGAGACAGAAGAGACCTGCAGCTGTGACCCTGGCCAACATGCGAGTCAGTCTGCAGCCAGGACTGAGGCAGCAGCTCAACAACTGACCCCCCGGAGAGGAACACTGTGGACCTTGTGTTGAGCAGTCACAGAGAAGAGACTCTCCTGGTGTTGAAATACACGTGATGGAAATCAGAGCTGACAAGCTGGCAGCGTGTCCAGCACTAAACTGTATAGACTTCTATCAAAGACTAGAGGTTTTCAGCTGGGCTGGTGCGACGAGGCATCCCAACATTCACCAAGCCCCTCCCCAGTTCGTTTCCACCATCACTTCCTGCCAACTTTCAAAAGGCACTAATGATGATATGATGAATGCAGAAAAATACGGGGCGtccaatttctcatgtttttccaGCTCAGGTGCCCCTCGATCTAAAGGAACACACCAGTGAAAACAAGCACACATGCCACTGAGAGGCTGCAAATATGTGTTAACCATCAGAACCAAGGCCCACGTAGTGGAGCTTGAAAGCAACACGGCTGACCTGAAGAGAGCTTCAGCAACCAAGAGCCACTAGGATTCAAAAGTCTGACAGTGAGGCCCTCACTTGTGAGTCTGACAATGACAAGGGTCTGTGAGTGAATCAAAACGCTCCAGCTTCCGTCCAGCAGTACTAGCTCAGGACAAGCAGTGACCCCCACTGCTGGTGTGGGCTGATGTGGAGCGTAAGGTGCAGTTCACCAGAAGAGCTCTATCTCATCAGGGTGGTGCGCCCAGCAGCTTTTGTGAGCATCAGGTCAAGTAGAGTCACAACAGTTGACCACCTCTGTTGGAGGATCTGGTTACTTCACTTCTGACTGGTGGACACTGTGGAAGAGGTTCCTATGCATGTTCCCCAGAGCTCAGCACTGATGATGTTGAAATGAACCTGTGATAGTTCAACAGTTCAAGTAGAAGTTGAGAAGGAGAACAAGCGAAATGAGCCATCACCATCTACAGTCAGAGCAGAAGATGGATGGGTCCATTCAGTTCGTGAACCAGTTCAAGAAACTAAGCCCAAGGACGCCATCACAACACCACTGTAGATCTCTCAGCCTCTCACCAGCCGCGCAGCAACACAACTTCAACGGCTCTGACCTTGAAAAGTCGGGGGAAAACATCTGTGGGCTGTCCTCGGACAAC
It contains:
- the cry2 gene encoding cryptochrome-2 — encoded protein: MVVNSVHWFRKGLRLHDNPALQEALSGADTVRCVYILDPWFAGAANVGINRWRFLLEALEDLDCSLKKLNSRLFVVRGQPTDVFPRLFKEWKMTRLTFEYDPEPYGKERDNAIIKMAQEFGVETIVRNSHTLYNLDRIIETNNNSPPLTFKRFQTIVSRLELPRRPLPTITQLQMDKCRTKIADNHEQLYSIPSLEELGFRMEGLSPAVWHGGESEALDRLNKHLDKKVWVANIEHPRVNRCSLYASPTGLSPYLRFGCLSCRVLYYNLRELYMKLRKRNSPPLSLFGQLLWREFFYTAATNNPNFDRMEGNPICVQIPWDQNPEALAKWAEGRTGFPWIDAIMTQLRQEGWIHHLARHAVACFLTRGDLWISWESGMKVFEELLLDADWSVNAGSWMWLSCSAFFQQFFHCYCPVGFGRRTDPTGDYIRRYVPVLRDFPNRYIYEPWNAPESVQKSANCVVGVDYPKPMINHAEGSRLNIERMKQVYQQLSHYRGLSLLASVPTIQEEAEPPMTDESQTSSGPDSPRRDLAEEAGGSFTPPDSSTSALHPEQEMQQSPVVGSHPQLPGPVTSTSPSLSKPSSPSLSCHSMCVSPSSSSSSSSLGQRRKGFTRKVRRSHRPRGRQSGTVAAREEEKTEVMEEEEEEEDRDLEERMEEETGLEH